One genomic window of Salipiger abyssi includes the following:
- a CDS encoding glutamine synthetase family protein encodes MPDDKLEDLRQKASTGEIDTVLVCLVDMQGRLMGKRFHVQNFLDHAHAETHCCNYLLATDLEMATPEGYRATSWESGYGDYTMRPDASTIRPLPWLEGTAMVLCDLEDHEAHAPVAHAPRQMLKGQIARLAERGLAPMMATELEFFLFEGTARENREAGFRNLRPHVEHNQDYAIQLSTRDEVVMRPLRNMLYAAGIEVECSKGEAETGQEELNLRYQDALSCADYHTIAKHAAKDIAAAQGLTASFLPKWHADKVGSASHVHCSLFRDGENAFHDPARPMGKSALMDHFVAGLLKYAPDYTVFLAPYVNSYKRFRKGTFAPTKAVWSVDNRTAGFRMCGAGTKGVRIECRIGGSDMNPYLAQAAMLAAGLAGIEEELALPDPISGDIYANDGAANVPTTLREATETLRGSAMLRAAFGDGVVDHYARAAEVEQEAFDAAVTDWEISRGFERC; translated from the coding sequence ATGCCTGACGACAAACTCGAAGACCTGAGGCAGAAGGCGAGCACCGGTGAGATCGACACTGTGCTTGTCTGTCTGGTGGACATGCAGGGGCGGCTCATGGGCAAGCGCTTTCATGTGCAGAACTTTCTCGACCATGCCCATGCCGAGACCCATTGCTGCAACTACCTGCTGGCGACCGATCTCGAGATGGCCACGCCCGAGGGCTATCGCGCCACGTCCTGGGAATCCGGCTATGGCGATTACACCATGCGGCCCGATGCGAGCACGATCCGCCCGCTGCCCTGGCTTGAGGGCACGGCCATGGTGCTCTGCGACCTGGAGGATCACGAGGCGCATGCGCCAGTGGCCCACGCGCCCCGGCAGATGCTGAAGGGCCAGATCGCAAGGCTGGCGGAGAGGGGGCTCGCGCCGATGATGGCGACCGAGCTGGAATTTTTCCTCTTCGAGGGCACCGCGCGGGAGAACCGCGAGGCGGGGTTCCGCAATCTGCGCCCGCATGTGGAGCACAACCAGGATTACGCGATCCAGCTCAGCACACGCGACGAGGTGGTGATGCGCCCGCTGCGCAACATGCTCTACGCCGCCGGGATCGAGGTGGAATGCTCCAAGGGCGAGGCGGAGACCGGGCAGGAGGAGCTGAACCTGCGCTATCAGGATGCGCTGAGCTGCGCCGATTACCACACCATCGCCAAGCACGCGGCCAAGGATATCGCCGCCGCGCAGGGGCTGACTGCCAGCTTCCTGCCGAAATGGCACGCGGACAAGGTGGGCTCGGCCAGCCATGTGCATTGCTCGCTGTTCCGCGACGGGGAGAACGCCTTTCACGATCCCGCCCGGCCGATGGGGAAATCCGCGCTGATGGATCATTTCGTGGCCGGGCTGCTGAAATACGCCCCCGATTACACCGTGTTCCTGGCGCCTTACGTCAACAGCTACAAGCGCTTCCGCAAGGGGACGTTCGCGCCGACCAAGGCGGTCTGGTCGGTCGACAACCGCACCGCCGGGTTCCGCATGTGCGGGGCGGGGACGAAGGGCGTGCGCATCGAGTGCCGGATCGGCGGCTCGGACATGAACCCCTATCTGGCGCAGGCGGCGATGCTGGCCGCCGGTCTCGCCGGGATCGAGGAAGAGCTGGCGCTGCCCGATCCGATCTCGGGCGACATCTATGCCAATGACGGCGCGGCGAACGTGCCGACCACCCTGCGCGAGGCCACCGAGACGCTGCGCGGCTCGGCCATGCTGCGCGCGGCTTTCGGCGACGGGGTCGTCGATCATTACGCCCGCGCCGCCGAGGTCGAGCAGGAAGCGTTCGACGCGGCGGTGACGGATTGGGAAATCTCTCGTGGATTCGAAAGGTGCTGA